Part of the Triticum aestivum cultivar Chinese Spring chromosome 4D, IWGSC CS RefSeq v2.1, whole genome shotgun sequence genome is shown below.
GCGGCTGGATGGCGGGATGCCGCGATGGTCACGGGCGTGCTGCCTGCATACGTACGTACAGCTCGGGGTTGTTtttgttattttcctttttttttcccGAACGGTCGGCTTCTTCTGGTCCTGGCGGCTAAGCAGCATCGCGCCACCACGTGGCGAGTTATTCCTGCTTGCATTGAACTGAACAAGTTGTCCTACTTGGTGTACCGTAGGAGATTGCGGCGAAAGCAAACCGTAGGAGGAGGAGCCTCCTACGGTCCTACAAGAAAGCGTCGCAGAGGATCACAGTGAACTCGAAAGAATTCCTGAGGCACCAAATGCACTTAAGGGCATCTCTAGCCGATTCTCTATAAGTTAACAGAGTAAAACCCTTAGTGGAGTATATATACTTCAATGATTTTTTGCCGTTTCTAACagatcccctaaacttaacatgGTGAACTTTAATTTGATCAAAGTCAAAGCAATTTGGTGCCTGGTGTACCACAGGAGACTGCGGCGAAAGCAAACCATAGGAGGCTCCTCCTCCTACAAGAGAGCGTCGCAAAGGATCACAGTGAACTCGGAAGAATCCGTGGGGCGCCAAATGCACTCTAAAGGCTTCCCTAATGCACCTCCATAATAATTGGGCTATCATATGGCAAAAGAATATGTGTGCACACAACGGGCGCATACCATTGCCCGACCCGTTACACTTCCTCGCTTTCGTACTCGGAGACAAACTACCCAAAAGAAGCCGCCAAAGAAATTTTCTAACATTTAGAGGGGCATGATGGTTGCGTGCATCACGATGATGCAAAAGCCAGAGGTTTCAACCTTCTTTAAAAAAAATTAGGGGGGGCTCGGGATTTCGCGGCTTCCTCCATCCACGGAGGCCCGGATTGAAGACCAACCTTTGGTGCAACGACCATCAGGAAAATATTCCTAGTGTGGCGAGCGATCAAGATATAGACTTCGCGACACCTCGGAGATGGATCCGGGAACTATTGCCAAGAGGGCACGTCATGCGTTTGTCTCGTCCATCCTGAATGACATATGCAATGGGATATTCGATAGGATTTTTTATAATGTTCATGACACGCACATCCGGAGCACTGCATATGGCGAAGAGAGCCGGGAATCCCTCTATACAGGCTCTCAGGCTAGACTAAACGTCCAGCCAAAAACGGTGGACTCTCCGTCCCTCGCCTCATGTCAGGCTTTCTCCTAGATGATGTGATTGGATCATCTTGCATACTTGGGTTATGTTTGTGTCGGCTTTAGGAACCAAATTCAGCTTTGAAAAATCTGAAACTGAAACAAACGACTATTTTGAATCAGCTTCAGTGGCAAAGTTCGAATTCGATTCATTCCATTTTGGGGATTTTATTTTCTAAAGCATGTCCTAGCATGCTTCAGCGACAAAAATGGTACTGCGAATCAGCTTTGTGAGATAAGTAAATCCAGAACAACGCATTAAAGCCGAAACAAACAGGGCCTTGGGATCCCCCCCTCCTGGAGCAGTAGGGGTGACAAAGGGTAGGCTATGGGCAGGTACAACCTCCTtctgcccaaacccatacccatagaaAATTTCTATACCCACCCACTTCAATACCCATGGGCGTAAATTGGTACCCACACacatacccatcgggtatcctatacccaatgggtatccgGTGACTTCAATATATAACATTTAAATTTTTAACATGTAGAAAATGAGTTTAAAATTCAAGTGATGATGGGCGAGCAGTATAGCACTAACGCGAGCTCCTCCAATGGGTGGCCTCTTGGAGGTATCCAGGCAGTATTATCAATGGTTGGTGGAAGCCCAACGCGGTGGGAGGCAGTGGTGGGAATGGGGGGTTGCTGGATCGAGAGTTGGACAAGAGTCTGGTAGCGAGGAGTCGAGATTTAATCTTTTCGAGGAGTCACATAGGATGTAGGAGGAGTGGTGGCCAGGTAATTACATGCCTATGAGTCATGGCCGGTATAAGGAATACGAGATTTAGGGTGGGCCACAGGAGTTGGGTGTTGATCCTACATGCCATAGGAGTTATTTCCATTAATAAAAAATTTCTGGGTATCCATTGAGTTACCCATGGGCAAAATTTCATACCCATACCCTATTCATATATTTTGCGGGTATGAATACCCATTACTCGTGGGTACAAAATCTCTCCAAGTCTTGTCCATGCCCATTGTTTTCGggtagtgtcggggatataccccgcggtgtaacccggctggATGTATGCCCCGGCTGgatcttggcgactcactggtgacccgcccggagcttggcgactcacgggAAACCCGCCCGATCTTGACgattcattagtaacccggcgggcgggtcagacggacaacaaggcccaaggcccagcatgcCGGTTCGtatgatggtgggccggcttaagaggaaaggcataaagaatattctcctacaaaggaagcaagactaggactccacttgtaatagattaatcctaatcctactaggactagtcatgtaatccgccccttcaacatatataaggaggggcagagcaccccaagagggacaggaaataatcgttaaggctagacacaactagaggagagccggtttacggcgactccctcatgagcataatgagacctagccacaaacaacatgtagggctattaccggatgatgttttccggggcccgaagctgtttaaatccttgtcttgtgtgttgatccgcctcgcgtctctcgtcccgttcAACccatctcaagctaccacatagatgcgttggcctcacgactaagtcctctcactaaggacatctgccgtgacaattccacgacagttggcgcccaccgtggggtacgCTGCGCGCGCTCGCTACCACTGAGGTACAACTTTCTCTTGAACTCGATCTTCCAAATTTCGTTCCGACGGTTCGTCGACGTTATCTTCGGCGTCGGCTCTTTTTTTATCCGGCATATCGCAGGCTTCTCGATCCCTAGATGagatccctccaaaaactcaacaccaccgtgcgcagacctcacgactaagtcctctcactaaggacatctgccgtgacaattccacgacaggtagggtacccgcgggtacccatacccacgGGCAAACTTGCCATCCCTATGGAGCACTAGAAGGGCGGGTGCCCTTGGAGACGCTTGTTCTTAATAAGATGAAGCCATATGCCACCCTCGTTACAAAGGATCTTCCAAACTATTTCGTCATGAGCACATTCATTTTGCGGGAAGCCAAGATCTCACTCAACATTGGTCTCTAGGGTTACGTGTTAGGAGGAATTATTATAGGAGGGTGATGATCCGCAAGAAGAGCTTTTCTCCTCCTGCCGGCGCCGCTGCTGATCCGCCCCATCTCGGATGGCCTCTAGGGCATGGAGGTGCGGGGGGTTTTGGCCCCCTGCTAGCGGGAGGGACCCCGTTGTCGTTATTGTTAGATTCAACGTATTGGTTGGGGCTGTGTGGCGGCGGCGAAGTCCTTAGTAGGAATAATGCCTCCCATGTTCTATCCTCGCCCCGAagatgcgtctagcatcgttggaggACGTGTGGAGTGCCTCcgtcggatctcgcgggattcaatcggtgatggtcttcggtggatctgttTGGATCCGATCTTTGTTCGTCTTCATTTGGGTGTTTACATGTTTGATCTTTTTAATCTACGACTTTCTTCATTGGCAATGGTTGCTACTCTGATGCACTGTTCCTACTGggacttagcacgacgacttcccgactgtctactacaacaaggtttgcctgaCTTCTGTGAGGGAGGAGCGATGACGGCGGCGCATCTTCGGTTCGCTCCGGTGTTTATAGTCGTCGCTAGATGATCCACGGGCATAGTTGTAAATTTTATTACCTCTGTCGTTCTTTGTACTGTCAAAATGAATAAATTGAAAGTTTCTAAAAAAACATGAGAGACCAGAGAGGCAAGATTTGATGGGCAAGTCTACCAGGCAGCAGCCGGTATTTTGTGATGTCTGACTTTGGCTAGTAGTTATGCCTGTCCTTtctgattactccctccgttcctaaatatttgtctttctagagatttcaaatggtcaccacatacggatgtatatagacatattttagagtgtagattcactcattttgttccgtatgtagtcaccatttgaaacctctaaaaagacaaatatttaggaacggagggagtagatgttagACAAGGAAGAAATTGAACTGCCTTTCAAAAAAAGGAAGAAATTAAACTGAGTAGGGCCCGCATACCAAAGACCGTTGACGAGATACTATGTAGACCACGTTTTCTTCCACAGTACTACTAGTCCATGCATCCCATGAAATAGTAGTCAATGCATCCCATAAAACCTTGCCTTGCATGTCCCTGTCATATTACCCATCCAGCCTACGTACGTTAATTAAAAAAAAACAGCTAGCTGCCTCTTCGCTGTGACGAGTGAAACTGAGAGCGACCGAGCCGAACTGCTCCGGCAAGTGTGGCCTCGCCGCGCTGGCCACCAATCTCAGCCAGAGACTGCGTGCCTGCGGTCTCGCGTGATCGCCCCCCTATATTTACCCTCCCCCCACGCACGACCATACGCGACAGCGACACGGTCCAGTCTTCGGACGCATGCCGATGCCGACGCGGACGTCCATGGATGCCGCCAGGACGGTCGTCGTGACCGCCTACCAGGAGCTGCCGCGCCGCCGTTCCGGCAGCCACGGCTCGTCGTCGTCCAGGACGCGCTCGGTCGCGGGAGGCTACAACCGCCGGGCGATGCTGCTCGCGTACGCGCAGCAcctgcggcggcgcggcgggcagaggtcgtcgtcgtcgtcgtcgtccttggGACCGCCGCGCGCGCTGGAGTGGGGCGAATGGAAGCGGGCGGACGATCCCGGCGCCGGCAACGACGACAAGGTACGGATCGGCACAACATTTCTTATTTCGTTGGATCATGCATGCACGACGTGCATCTAACGTCCTCGATCGACCAGCAGGTGGTGGCGGGGCGGAGGAGGGGCTGCTGCTCCAGGCTCCGGCTGTGGGCGCGGCTCTGGATCAGGACGTTTTTCCGTCGCGTCAGGAGGATCAGGGAGAACGCGTCGTGCAGGAAAGCAGATTGAACGGGTTGGTCATGCACGACAGTTCGACGATACGAGGAAGAATCAGTTGGTCATCGGCGAATCAGGCCTGCATCTGCATGTGTTCCGGAATTTTTCTGTGTGTGTGCTGAACTCGTGCGTGCATCTCCACATGTACGACATGTACCATAACAAAAATGCAGATGGGTTGGGTAGGCCGCTTGCGTAACATTCTAAAATTTAGACGTGAGTTGAAGGTGCTTGCTCACAAATTGCTACGATACTTCTGTCCCTCTTGAAAGAGCCGTACGACGGGATCTGGAAGACTCTTGAGTCAAAACCTTCCGAATTAAGAAGGTTAGAGACGCCTCATCTCCGGTGCTTTGCCGGCAAGGCCAGTGGATCTCCATTGTCTCCGGTGGCTGCGGAGTGACGACGGGGACCATTGATCTTGGTGTTGGACGCGAGGTTGGTTTTTGGTGGTGTAGCAACGGCCGTGGGCAATAGGCTCTGATGCTAGCCATTGGATCCACGACCCAACGACCCAGAATCCCCCGTACCATGGCGTCATGGGAGGTGTGGGAGCACATGCTATTACCCCTTGGTTGATGGTGTAAGGTATGTTTTTTGACGTCACTGTGATGCAGGCAGTGATGCCTCACGTATCCACATGTGGCTAGCCATAGCTCGCCTATGGTGGAGCTGAACATCGAAGGGGAAGACAACCCCCTAAGGGCATCTCTAGCCCTTCCCTTCAAATTTAACCCCCTCCCTCAAGCCCCTCCGACCCTTAACTCCTTAaatttgagaagttaaaaaaagtGTGCACCTATCCCTTCCCTTGCCTTTtgtcttctttttttcctttccttgAAACTTAACTTCCTAAATAATTGTTTGGTAGTTCTTCATTCATTTGCATAGATACTCCATTTCAACTTGATATTTTCACACCAAATTAAGTTGAAGCTTGATAATTCCAATGATAACAACCCCCTAAGGGCATCTCTAGCCCTTCCCTTCAAATTTAACCCCCTCCCCCAAGCCCCTTCGACCCTTAACTCCTTAaatttgagaagttaaaaaaagtGTGCACCTATCCCTTCCCTTGCCTTTtgtcttcttttttttcctttccttgAAACTTAACTTCCTAAATAATTGTTTGGTAGTTCTTCATTCATTTGCATAGATACTCCATTTCAACTTGATATTTTCACACCAAATTAAGTTGAAGCTTGATAATTCCAATGAATACATTTCAAGGACACTTCAAATTCAAAGACACTATAGGTCAAAATGAAGTAATGATCCAAATAAAACATGATAAAAGTACAAGAATCAAGTGTTATGAAGTTGCCACAAGTGCTCAATATGATCATCTTGGAGTTGGtgatgagcttcttgatctcaCGATGCGATGCCAGGAATCTTTGGATCATCCTTGCTTGATGTTGTGGTTGGACATGTTCCCCATTGTAGAGGCACCAAAAGTTTAGCGGTTGTCCTCTCTCATACTCATTGATCATGTGGTGCATGACAATACATGTTATCATGATCTACCATAGTACCAATGGGTTCCAATAGTTAATAGGGCCACGGACAATCGCAAATCATTTTGAAGCACACATTTTCTATCCACATTATCTCGTTCCATGTCATATATGGACTTTGCTATGAGTCCATCCTATGTATGCACCTTTGTAAGATACCCATAGTGAGAGGTATATGTAGGTAGTACCGAAGTGTGGGTGTTTGATATCCCATTTGTATCGTAAGGAAATGACATGTGTGCACCCAAATGTAGTTTCTGACCAAGGCAATGGATATATTAATCATCATGATTAGTTGGGGGTGGGAGGTATCGGGAGGCACCTAAGTGCTTTGGTATCTGTTCAGCTGAAATGTACTCGTGGTTTCTGGAGTCATCTATTTTAGTTTTGTAAGTTTACCTATATTGATGTTGTCAGTCTCTAAGGTACCCAAAGTGGTACAAAATAGGGTGCACCAGAGCTGAAGTGAAAACTATGTGAAAGCATCTTGACAGATGTAACAACATAATTCCACTTGAACGAATTAGAAAAGATCCTTTAACTGGCATATTCGCCAAATAACAATATTGAGCTTAGCAGGTGATACCTTATCACGGTCGGCATATGGTCATCTAGCAATGGAAATTAAGTTCTTAATGGAAGGATGGGAGTTTATTTCCCAAAAGTTCACTAGATTTTAGAATATGATAGCGGATTGTCTGGCTAATTATAGCTGTACTGAGATGTGTACTACTGTTTTTCTTCaaagaggttcaccttgtattgaGGAACTCTTGACGGTTGATTGTAATTCTATTAATTACCTAAGGAATAAATTCCCtatttccccgcaaaaaaagaagagcTGCCCCTTGTTTGATGTTCTCGTAGAAACTTTTCTTCATGACTTTAATCTCTCATTTTCCCACAAATTTGCTGTTTTACTTTTGTCATCGGGAAAATCAAAGTTGAGGATAGTTGCCAAAACGCTTGGGGATTCCTATGAAAAGGGATTCTTTTTTTTGGTTGTCCGGGAAAACACTTGTATTACTCATAACTTAGGGTTACAATCATGTTTACACACAGATACAAAATTTTCTGGACATCCCTAGCCAAACAACAATATGGCCCTGAGTTCCACCAAAACATCAGTATGGCCTTGAGTACAACATTTTAACATCATACTGATTTGAATAATGCTACTTCCTCGCTCACGAAAATTCCAAAGCCTGTATAGAGGCACACTAGCCTGTGAAAAAACCTAAGAGCTCAATTCAGCCACCAAGCGAAGAACCATGCGCACGTCATTTACATGGATTGGTAGCACTGGCCACTATGCGCGAAGGTGAACTCATTAATCATGAGTAGAAATGGAAGTGGCCGTAACTAACAATTTCTATCAAGCTGCCTGACATTTTCCCGATGCCGCTCATTCCAAATGCAACGGAGTGGGTGTGTGCCTTGCCGCCTCATCGAGGAAAGGAAATTGAAGGGAGAAAACACGAGGGGTATGTCGCGAGGCGAGTTAATCATGGCGTGGACAAGCTCGTTTCATCGCTTTGCTACTTGCTAGTGCTTGCTGCTCGGCAACCTACTTCAATTCCCCGCCCAGGCTGACCCAACAAACAAGAACAGGGAGCAAGTGAAAACAAAGGTGGGACGCGGAATACATGTATTTATGATAATAGACCAGATACAAACTTGATCCAAGGTTTTAAGTCTAAAGATTCTCTCACCTACTGACCTACACCGGTGCTCCTTGTTTTAGAGGATATAAAGGCAACAACCCTGGATCCATCTTGCATTTACCAAAACGAAACCACATCAACCTTACATGGCACACGGAGAACAACAGATTGTTATCTCAGtagagaaaaaaaaatcagaaacatcaGTACAAACTTTAGTAGATTGTTTTCCTACAGAAAGATAAAAACTACTAACATCAAAcatcctcatatgcttcatatccAGAGCACTAGATTTTTTTCCTTCTTTCTATTTGCATCATCCTGTTGATGTGCGAAAACACTCAAACATCCTTGGAGTGTACCGCTATTGGAAGGGCCTCTATCCCAGTCATCTTTTCCTCTCCCTGTGATGTATGCAACTCCGAGGGAAGCGAAGGAAAGCAACCATCCAACATAAGAGCAACTCTAACTGATCCCCTATAATTTAGAGGAGGATACGACCGAGTACCATTTAGAGGTTTCTAACCCAATACTGAACTACTTAAAACATTTTTGCGTAATCTTTCGAGTATTATTGTACAAACTACATTTCAACTACATATTTGCACACATATTAAATCCAAACGTTCACACAATTCACGAATATTACAAATTCAAAGTTTTCAAACCAGATTATTCAAATTCGAACACACAGAATGGTTCAAATGAAGTAAAGAGCATGATAAAAACACAATTATGAAGTGCTATGGAGATGCCACTGATGCTCAACAAGATCATCTTGGAGTTGGGTATGAAACCAGATTATTCAAATTCGAACACACAGAATGGTTCAAATGAAGTAAAGAGCATGATAAAAGAACAATTATGAAGTGCTATGGAGATGCCACTGATGCTCAACAAGATCATCTTGGAGTTGGGTATGAACTTATCGATTCTCAGTGCCTCGATGCGTCGCGAGAAATCTCCTTATCCTATTTGCGTCATGCTCTTGCTCAACCGGATCCTCATTGGAGATGTACCGAAAGTTCTGAGGCATGCCACTCTCATCttcaatgatcatgttatgcaagaCGATGCAACATGTCATGATTTTTCATAGGACCGCTTGGGGTTCCAATACTCGACAAGGTCACGAATGATGCCAAAGCACTTTTGAAGCACACCgaaagctctctccacatccttccttGTCGACTCTTGACGCATTGAAAAATGAGATCTCTTGTTACCTTTCGGACGCGTGATTGTCTTGACAAATTTGGCCCATGTAGGATAGATGTCATCTGCAAGGTAGTAACCCACAGGTACTCATGGGAATTGATAACACAGTTTCAAGGAGGAGCATCTGCAACAAATAGCCTAGCGAACAGTGGTGATCTTGATAGCACATTCATTTCATTATGAGAGCTAGGCAATGCAAAGAATGAACACCAAATCCATAGATCCTCTGATGAAACAACCTAAAAATGGTTGTTGAATCTTTGTAGTGGCCTTTGTGCTATCATTTTCATTATGCAGGACAATTCTTCCATGTCCAGTTATGCAGTCAATTGATCCAAGCATCTCAAGCCATCCTCGTTCTTCACTCAAAGCCAAGAACCTCTTAGTGTATTCATCGGTGGGTGCCCTCAAGTACTCCGACCCAAAGATTGAAATCACAGCTTTTGTGTACCTTTGAACAACCTCCAAGATTGTATCTTCTCTAATATGAACATAATCGTCGACAACATCGACCGAACACCCATAGGCGAGCACTCAAACAGCCGTGATACACTTCATCAAAGGTCTCACACTTATCTCTCTAGATGGATTCCTCCTGAGTTTGAACCAATCATCATGCTTCTCTATGACTTATACAGTGGTGAGAAAGAGACTTGTGTGCATCCGAATTCGCCGGAAAAATACTTCTCAGGATAGGTTAGATTGGGGTCAAAATAATCTCTCATAATGTTGGCATGGCCCTCCTCTCTATTTTGGTTGAGGTGTATACGACCAAATTGTGATCCTCTCCACGTCCACCGAAAATCCTCATTGAAGATCATGCTTATGGCCATTTCGAAGTCGtgatcgtcttcttcctcctccaacgaTGAAGACTCCTCAAAAATCATCTCTCTCAACCTCTTCGTCTTGACTAGAAATGACTCGTTTCAATTCAATTGACAAAAGAAAAAAGAGATGAAACAAGCACACAAAAAACCCACCTAGGCAAAACGTCGAACACTTGAAGGGCAGTGGAGGTGTCAAggacggctgatacgtctccaacgtatctataatttttgattgctccatgctatattatcttctgttttggacattattgggctttattattcacttttatattatttttgggactaacctactaaccggaggcccagcccagaattgctgtttttttgcctattttagagttttgcagaaaaagaatatcaaacggagtccaaacggaatgaaacctccgggaacgtgattttcggaacgaacatgatccaggagacttggaccctacgtcaagaaacaaaagaggaagccacgaggtaggggggcgcgcctacacccctagggcgcgtcctccaccctcgtgggccccttgttgctccaccgacgtactccttcctcctatatatacctacgtaccccaaacgatcagatacggagccaaaaacctaattccaccaccgcaaccttctgtacccacgagatcccatcttggggcctattccagagctccgccggagggggcatccatcacggagagcttctacatcaacaccatagcctctccgatgaagtgtgagtagtttacctcagaccttcgggtccatagttagtagctagatggctctctctctctttttggatctcaatacaatgttctccccctctctcgtggagatctatttgatgtaatcttcttttgcggtgtgtttgttgagaccgatgaattgtgggtttatgatcaagtttatctatgaacaatatttgaatcttctctgaattcttttatgtatgattggttatctttgcaagtctcttcgaattattagtttggtttggcctactagattgatctttcttgcaatggaagaagtgcttagctttgggttcaatcttgcggtgtcctttcccagtgacagtaggggcagcaaggcacgtatagtattgttgccatcgaggataacaagatgggatttttatcatattgcatgaatttatccctctacatcatgtcatcttgcttaaggcgttactctgttcttatgaacttaatactctagatgcatgctggataacggtcgatgtgtggagtaatagtagtagatgcaggcaggagtcggtctacttgtctcggacgtgatgcctatatacatgatcatacctatatattctcataactatgctcaattctgtcaattgctcaacagtaatttgttcacccaccgtaaaatacttatgctcttgagagaagccactagtgaaacctatggcccccgggtctatcttcatcatattaatcttccaacacttagttatttccgttgcttttttactttgcttttattttactttgcatctttatcacaaaaataccaaaaatagtatcctatcatatctatcagatctcactctcgtaagtgaccgtgtagggattgacaaccccttatcgcgctggttacgaggatttatttattttgtgtaggtgcgagggactcgcgcgtagcctcctactggattgataccttggttctcaaaaactgagggaaatacttacgctactttgctgcatcaccctttcctcttcaagggaaaaccaacgtagtgctcaagaggtagcaagaaggatttctggcgccgttgccggggaggcctacgcaaaagtcaacataccaagtacccatcacaaacccttatctcccgcattacattatttgccatttgcctctcattttcctctcccccacttcacccttgccgttttattcgccctctctttttcgttcgcctcttttccgtttgcttgttgttatggctagtcccttatctactcctttgtcacctgagtttgaagtctttcacttcaaacaaagacaaggagaaaacttaaaagatgcctagttgagaataatggagtcttaccgtaattgcacctttgaagtgaacctgagaattttgcttcgcaatttttatgttggattaaatatgtctcatagacaactcttggattgtgttgccaaaggcaattttattgaaattgatccccatattgcgcatgaagttatagaaggtatagtgggaacactacctcaacaaaaggggcctcatcctacccaggaagagacacaagtttttgaaattttttgcaaagtaactaagattttacagaagtctcttgaacctcttaagaacgttagcggaaatattcaccacatgaatatgttgattactctttgcaataagcggttggattctttagatctaaaaatttctgatatgaagggaaacgtaaagaacctcccggattcgagcttgattccgctaaaaagttgaaaaccaaagatgacaatacctagatttatccttgcttttatgcctagctaggggcgttaaacgatagcgcttgttgggaggcaacccaattttatttttagttttttgccttttgcttctgtttaggaataaatatttgatctagcctctggttagatgtgtttttatgttttaattagtgtttgtgccaagttagacctataggatcttcttggatgatagttatttgatcttgctgtaatttccagaaactttctgttcaccaaaacaattgttaaaaatcaccagaacgtgataaaatattgattccaattgctgctgatcaataaacaaattttctaggacttcctattttgtctgattttttggagttccagaagtttgcgttagttacagattactacagactgttctgtttttgacagattctgtttttcgtgtgttgtttgcttattttgatgaatctatggctagtaaaatagtttataaaccatagagaagttggaatacagtaggtttaacacca
Proteins encoded:
- the LOC123099452 gene encoding uncharacterized protein isoform X1 gives rise to the protein MPMPTRTSMDAARTVVVTAYQELPRRRSGSHGSSSSRTRSVAGGYNRRAMLLAYAQHLRRRGGQRSSSSSSSLGPPRALEWGEWKRADDPGAGNDDKQVVAGRRRGCCSRLRLWARLWIRTFFRRVRRIRENASCRKAD
- the LOC123099452 gene encoding uncharacterized protein isoform X2, which translates into the protein MPMPTRTSMDAARTVVVTAYQELPRRRSGSHGSSSSRTRSVAGGYNRRAMLLAYAQHLRRRGGQRSSSSSSSLGPPRALEWGEWKRADDPGAGNDDKVVAGRRRGCCSRLRLWARLWIRTFFRRVRRIRENASCRKAD